The sequence below is a genomic window from Streptomyces sudanensis.
GGTGTCCGGGGTGCCCTCGTACAGCACCTGCGTCGCGCCGTTGGCCAGCGGGCCGTACACGATGTACGAGTGGCCGGTGACCCAGCCGATGTCGGCGGTGCACCAGTAGACGTCGGTCTCCGGCTTCAGGTCGAAGACGGCCTGGTGGGTGTACGCCACCTGGGTGAGGTAGCCGCCGGAGGTGTGCAGGATGCCCTTCGGCTTGCCGGTGGTGCCGGAGGTGTAGAGGATGAAGAGCGGGTGCTCCGCCTCGAACGCCTCGGGCGTGTGCTCACTGCTCTGCCGGTCGACGATCTCGTGCCACCAGAGGTCCCGCCCCTCGGTCCAGGCCACGTCCTGCCCGGTGTTGCGCACCACGAGCACGTGCTCGACCCCGTCGACCCGGCTCAGCGCCTCGTCGACGGCGGGTTTCAGCGCCGACGGCTTGCCGCGCCGGTGGCCGCCGTCGGCCGTGACGACCACCTTCGCGTCGGCGTCCCGGACACGGGCCGCGATGGCGTCGGCCGAGAACCCGCCGAACACCACGGAGTGCACCGCGCCGATCCGCGCGCACGCCAGCATGGCCACGACCGCCTCGGGGATCATCGGCAGGTAGACCGCGACCCGGTCGCCCTTGCGGACGCCGAGCTCCGTCAGCGCGTGGGCGGCGCGGCTCACCTCGTCCTTGAGCTGGGCGTAGGTGAGGGTCCGGCCGTCGCCCGGCTCGCCCTCGAAGTGGAGGGCGATCCGGTCGCCGTGGCCCGCCTCCACGTGGCGGTCCACGCAGTTGTACGCGACGTTGAGCCTGCCGTCGGCGAACCACTTGGCGAAGGGCGGATTCGACCAGTCGAGTGTCTCGGTGGGCTCGGTCGCCCAGGTGAGACGGCGTGCCTGCTCGGCCCAGAAGCCGAGCCTGTCTGCCGCGGCCCGCTCGTAGGCGTCCGCCGTCACGTTGGCCCGCGCGGCCAGCTCGGCGGGCGGGGCGAACCGCCGCTCCTCCTTCAGAAGATTGGCCAGGCTCTCGTTGCTCACGACATCTCCCATTCCCAGGGCGTCCGTTGGGTCCCGGCCCCAGCTCATCAGCCGGATGCCGGGGGTGGCAAGGGTGTCCCGAATATTGGTCTAGACCTACTTGGTGGCGGGGTGGTGCGGGCGGCCCGGTCGGCGCGTGCGATCGTGCCACCCCTCTTCCCTTCCCCGGTACCGGAAGGCGGGGAAGGGCACCCACCATCACGTCCCCTCTCCGTTCCCGGTTCACCCGGACCGTCCCTCCGGTGGCGCCCGTCCGGCCGGGTGCGGGGCCGCCGGCCGTACGGTCCCGCATCCGGCGGCTCCGAGCCGTGCCCCGCCGGGCGTACGGTCCCCGCGCGTCCGGGGCCTCGGGGTCACGGGGTCCCGGGGCGGTGGGCGGCTGCCCTGCCTGCCGGGGGCGCCGGCCGGGGCCGGCCCGGGGATCTCCGTATCCGGGCAACGGGCCGCGACGCGTGCGAAGGGGGCGGGTCCCTCCCTCGCGGGCGAACGGCTCAACGGTTCACCCGTCGAAGTGATTAGTCGTTCTATACGGCTCGTCATACCGCTCTCATCCGGTCTTCGGTGCGACGTTGACGGCGCTCACGCAGGAGAACCGGTGGAACGGAAGGGCGGGCCGATGAGGGCTGTCAGGAAGAGGATCGGTGTCGGTGCCGTCGGGTTGGCGCTGGTCACCGGACTGGCGGGATGCGGTGGCTCCGGAGAGCCCCTCGGTCCCGGCGCCCAGGGGCCGGAGAAGGGTGCCGTGCCGCCCAAGAGCCGCGTCCGGCTGATCGGCGACGGCTCCACCGCCGACACCGGCGTCCAGCCGGGTCTCGACAGGCCCGCCCGCCTCGCCCCGGGGCAGCGGCCGCCCCAGTTCGTCGTCTTCTCCTGGGACGGCGCCGGCGAGGACAGCCAGAAGCTGTTCTCCCACTTCCGCCGGGTCGGCAAGCGGTACGGCGCGACGATGACGTACTTCCTCAGCGGCGTGTACCTCCTCCCCAAGGAGAAGGCCGCCCTCTACAGCCCGCCCGGACACGCTCCCGGCCGCTCCGACATCGGGTTCAACGACACCGAGGGCATCCGCGCCACCGTGCGCGAACTCCGCGGTGCCTGGCTGGAGGGCAACGAGATCGGGACGCACTTCAACGGGCACTTCTGCGGCCCGGAGGGAGGCGTCGGCACCTGGTCCGTCGAGGACTGGAAGAGCGAGATCGCCCAGGCGAAGTCCTTCGTCAAGAACTGGAAGACCAACTCCGGCCTGGTGAACGAGGAGCCGCTCCCCTTCGACTACGACAAGGAACTCGTCGGGGCCCGGACTCCCTGCCTCGAAGGCCGTGACAACTTCGTGCGCGCCGCGAGCGAACTGGGCTTCCGCTACGACACCAGCGGCGTCAACAAGCAGGTCTGGCCCAGGAAGAACGGCACCCTGTGGGACCTGTCGATGCACCTGGTCCCCATCCCCGGCCGGGCCTTCGAGACGCTGTCCATGGACTACAACTTCATGGTCAACCAGTCCGGGACCACCAAGGGCGACCCCGCCATGCACCGCTTCTGGGGCAACCAGATGAGGGACGGCCTGATCCAGGCGTTCAACCGGTCCTACCAGGGCAACCGGGCACCGGTGGTCATCGGCAACCACTTCGAGTCCTGGAACGGCGGCACCTACATGCGCGCCATCGAGGAAACGATTGCCCACGTCTGTGGGAAGCCCGAGGTCCGCTGCGTGTCGTTCCGTCAGCTGGCGGACTGGCTGGACGCCCAGGACCCGGCCGTCCTCGCCAGGCTGCAGACGCTGAAGGTGGGGCAGGCGCCGGCCGGGGGATGGAACCGCTTCCTCACCGCCCCGCCGGCGAACACCTCGACCACGCTCGGCGGCGAGGACGCGGGCCGGGTGGCCGCCCGCGCTACGGCGCCGTCCGGTGCGCGCCGGGACGGTTAGACCGGCGTCCGCACCGCCTCCTCCCCCAGCACGAAGGCGGGGTCGACCTGCGCGGCCAGGTCGGCACCCGTCTTCGCGTTGCCCCAGCTCTCGGCGTTCCTCAGGTGGAAATGCACCATCTGGCGCGTGTAGCGCTTCCAGTCGCGCAGCTCGTACGTCGCGTCGACGGCGTCCCGCAGCACGCGCAGGGCCTCCCGGTTCTCCGGCTCCAGCGCCCCGAACGGGCCGGGCCGCCCCTTCTCCATGGACCGCACCCAGTCCGACTGCCCGACCGACACCAGGAGGTCGTCGCCCACCTCGTCCCGCAGGAACTCCAGGTCGTCCTGGTTCTGGACCTTGTTGCCGACGACCTTCAGCGCGATCCCGAAGTCCCGTGCGTACTCGGTGTACTGGCGGTAGACCGAGACGCCCCTCCGTGTCGGCTCGGCCACCAGGAACGTCATGTCGAAGCGGGTGAACAACCCGGACGCGAACGAGTCCGAACCGGCGGTCATGTCGACGACGACGTACTCGTCGGAGCCGTCGACCAGGTGGTTGAGGAACAGCTCCACCGCGCCGACCTTCGAGTGATAGCAGGCGACGCCCAGGTCCGCCTCGGTGAACGGTCCCGTCGCCATGAGCCGGATCACGCCGCCGTCCAGTCTCAGCGGGCGGGCGCACGCCTCGTACACCGGGTTGTCCTCGCGGACGCGCAGCAGCCGCGAGCCCTTCCCGGGCGGTGTCGTCTTGATCATGGTGTCGGCGGAGCCGATCCGCGGGTTGCTGCCGCGCAGGTACTGCTTGATCAGCGGCAGGTGCGCGCCCATCGAGGGGAGCGTGCCCGCCTCGTCCTCGTCGAGGCCGAGCGCGGTTCCGAGGTGCTGGTTGATGTCGGCGTCCACCGCGACCACGGGGGCCTCGGTGCTCGCCAGGTGGCGGATGAAGAGCGAGGACAGCGTCGTCTTGCCGCTGCCGCCCTTCCCAACAAAAGCGATCTTCATGTTCACCTAGGGTAGTGGTCCGATGACTTATCGCGGTCGATCCCTATGAAGAACACCACTCCTCGTGAGTCGGTTGCGCGTGTGCGCGTAGCCTCGCTCCTTATGAGCACGAACGCCGCCGACCCGCTGGCCGCCCTCGCCTCGCTGCCCGGGGTCCCCGACTCCGTGGACTCCGTGCGCAGGGCCGTCGACCGGGTGTACGGGCACCGCGTCATGCGGCGCCGCAGCAACGAGGTCTCCTCGGAGGCCGCGCTGCGCGGTGCGCGCGCCTCGGCGGCGCTGTCCGGCGCCGACTGGGCCCTGGAGGAGGTCCGCCGGCGCAGCGACTTCGGCGGGGACGCGCAGGCCCGGACGGTCGGCGCGGCGCTGAGGCTCGGCGCCGAGGTCGGTCAGCTGCTCTCCGTCTGGCGGCAGTCCCCCCTGCGGGTCCTGGCCAGGCTGCACCTCGTGGCGGCCGGCGACGCCGCGCCGTCCGTGGGCCGGCCGCGGCAGGCCGGCGAGGCGGTCGAGGAGCCGCTGATCGAGGCGCCCCTGCCGGACGCGGCCGAGGTCGCCGCCCGGCTGGACGGCCTCGCGGAGCTGATCGTCAGGGGCACGTCCGCCCCGGCGCTGATCACCGCCTCCGTGGTGCACGGCGAACTGCTGGCGCTGCGGCCCTTCACCTCGTACAGCGGCCTGGTGGCGCGGGCGGCCGAACGCCTGGTGCTGATCGCCAGCGGGCTCGACCCCAAGGGGGTCTGCCCCGCCGAGGTCGGTCACGCCGAACCGGGCCGTGCCGCGTACGTCGCGGCCTTCGACGGCTACCTGTCCGGGACGCCGGAGGGAATGGCCCGGTGGATCGCCCACTGCGGCCGGGCCGTGGAACTCGGCGTCCGGGAATCGACCGCCGTGTGCGAGGCGCTCCAGCGGGGCGCCGCCTGAGCCCGGCCGCGCGCCGGTTCGTGCCCGGCCGGTCCGGTTCCGCTTTCACGGCCCCCGGCCGGTCCGGTTCCGCTTTCACGGCCGGGAAGGAGCGCCTGGCTCCGGCAGGGGTGCGGCGGTACCGATTTCCGGTACCGCCGCCGACACTTCCACCGAGTTACCATGCGTCCTCGATATGTACCCATCAGGCGGGGAACTTCGCCCTGCGCCTGGTGCGGCTGGCCCGTAATCGACGGGTCGACGTCGCGTGGGTGCTCGGTTTCCGTGCCCTTCGGTCCGTGGGCCTTCCTGCTCAACGGGCATCCTTCCGGATGTCCTCGGTCTCGCGGGCCGTAAGTCCTTTGTACTACCGGGACTGCGGCGGGGAAAGTCCTGCCGGATATCTTTACTTTCGCCTTCACATACCCGCGAGCGAGGCGGAGGCGACCTGCGTCGAGGCCGACCGGCGCCGTCTGCCGGCGTACCAGACGAGCCCCGCCGTGGCGGCGGCGCCGATCGCCGCGGCCGCCACCAGGGCCGGTCGCGGCGGCATCCGGAACGAGGGCAGACGCTGCTTCAGCCGGACGGGGCGGTTGAAGACGAGGACCGGCCACTCCCGTGCCACCGCCTCCCGGCGCAGTACGCGGTCCGGGTTCACCGCGTGCGGGTGCCCGACCGCCTCCAGCATCGGCAGATCGGTCGCCGAGTCGCTGTACGCGTAGCACCGCGACAGGTCGTACCCCTCCGACGCGGCGAGGTCCCGCACCGCCTCGGCCTTGGTGGGCCCGTACGCGTAGTACTCCACCTCCCCCGTGAAGCATCCGTCGTCGCCCACGACCATCCGGGTCGCGACCACACGGTCCGCCCCCAGCATCTCTCCGATCGGCTCCACGACCTCGGCGCCCGAGGTGGAGACGATCACCACGTCCCGCCC
It includes:
- a CDS encoding ATP-binding protein; the protein is MKIAFVGKGGSGKTTLSSLFIRHLASTEAPVVAVDADINQHLGTALGLDEDEAGTLPSMGAHLPLIKQYLRGSNPRIGSADTMIKTTPPGKGSRLLRVREDNPVYEACARPLRLDGGVIRLMATGPFTEADLGVACYHSKVGAVELFLNHLVDGSDEYVVVDMTAGSDSFASGLFTRFDMTFLVAEPTRRGVSVYRQYTEYARDFGIALKVVGNKVQNQDDLEFLRDEVGDDLLVSVGQSDWVRSMEKGRPGPFGALEPENREALRVLRDAVDATYELRDWKRYTRQMVHFHLRNAESWGNAKTGADLAAQVDPAFVLGEEAVRTPV
- a CDS encoding HAD family hydrolase; this translates as MLGLVENHSSPRTAAFFDLDKTVIAKSSTLTFGKSFYQGGLINRRDALRTAYTQFVFLAGGADHDQMERMRAYLSRLCKGWNVQQVKELVAETLHELIDPIIYDEAASLIEEHHAAGRDVVIVSTSGAEVVEPIGEMLGADRVVATRMVVGDDGCFTGEVEYYAYGPTKAEAVRDLAASEGYDLSRCYAYSDSATDLPMLEAVGHPHAVNPDRVLRREAVAREWPVLVFNRPVRLKQRLPSFRMPPRPALVAAAAIGAAATAGLVWYAGRRRRSASTQVASASLAGM
- the acs gene encoding acetate--CoA ligase, translated to MSWGRDPTDALGMGDVVSNESLANLLKEERRFAPPAELAARANVTADAYERAAADRLGFWAEQARRLTWATEPTETLDWSNPPFAKWFADGRLNVAYNCVDRHVEAGHGDRIALHFEGEPGDGRTLTYAQLKDEVSRAAHALTELGVRKGDRVAVYLPMIPEAVVAMLACARIGAVHSVVFGGFSADAIAARVRDADAKVVVTADGGHRRGKPSALKPAVDEALSRVDGVEHVLVVRNTGQDVAWTEGRDLWWHEIVDRQSSEHTPEAFEAEHPLFILYTSGTTGKPKGILHTSGGYLTQVAYTHQAVFDLKPETDVYWCTADIGWVTGHSYIVYGPLANGATQVLYEGTPDTPHQGRFWEIVQKYGVTLLYTAPTAIRTFMKWGDDIPARFDLSSLRILGSVGEPINPEAWIWYREHIGGGRCPVVDTWWQTETGAMMISPLPGVTEAKPGSAQRPLPGIAATVVDDEGNEVPPGGGGYLVLTEPWPSMLRTVWGDDQRFLDTYWSRFEGRYFAGDGAKKDEDGDIWLLGRVDDVMLVSGHNISTTEVESALVSHPKVAEAAVVGAADETTGQAIVAFVILRGGAAEEAEADTGALVAELRDHVGATLGPIAKPKRVLPVAELPKTRSGKIMRRLLRDFAENRQLGDVTTLTDSSVMDLIRDKLSAAPGGD
- a CDS encoding lipoprotein: MRAVRKRIGVGAVGLALVTGLAGCGGSGEPLGPGAQGPEKGAVPPKSRVRLIGDGSTADTGVQPGLDRPARLAPGQRPPQFVVFSWDGAGEDSQKLFSHFRRVGKRYGATMTYFLSGVYLLPKEKAALYSPPGHAPGRSDIGFNDTEGIRATVRELRGAWLEGNEIGTHFNGHFCGPEGGVGTWSVEDWKSEIAQAKSFVKNWKTNSGLVNEEPLPFDYDKELVGARTPCLEGRDNFVRAASELGFRYDTSGVNKQVWPRKNGTLWDLSMHLVPIPGRAFETLSMDYNFMVNQSGTTKGDPAMHRFWGNQMRDGLIQAFNRSYQGNRAPVVIGNHFESWNGGTYMRAIEETIAHVCGKPEVRCVSFRQLADWLDAQDPAVLARLQTLKVGQAPAGGWNRFLTAPPANTSTTLGGEDAGRVAARATAPSGARRDG